GACAGATAAAATCAAACTGACTCTCCTTACGTTTATTGCTGAACTTAATTTGTGGTACGGTTTCTTTCACTTCTGTTTTATCATTGTAATAGCTTATTGATGAAGTTACAACAATAGACTTTATTGATTGTTTTTAACCTTTCCAACTGTACTATATTTTAGCCTCAGAGATCCAAAATAAATAGCTTATTACCATTTGCGTCTGACTGTATTTTGAGCAAAATCTATATTCTTTTAAGAATAAGAGAATATAGGTTAGAGTTATGACTTCTGTATAACTTATCTGTTGCTGATTAGTCTCTATAAGATAAAATTTTTTTAAAGTAAACATCTAAATAAGAGTACAATTTACAGTTACTAACCTCTTAGCAATAAGTTATTTATTGAATTACAACAACAAATTATTAAGATGAAAAAAGTAACGTTTGTACTCACTTTGGTATTGAGTACTTTGTTCCTGAATGCTTGTCATCAGGAAGAGCAATTGCAACAGGAAATCAATGAACAGCCTGATGCTCAACATAACCTCAGAATGGCTGTTTCGCAATCGGATTGGACAGCTGGCTCTATTTCTGGAATTGTACCTCAGGACCAGTTAGAAGATTTGGGAGGAGGGCTTTCAGGCAATAAGATCTGGAAAAGTAACAACCCCGAAATATTTAGAGGAACAGGTTGGTTAATGCAAAACTCGCGTACGGATGCTACTCGTGGTGGAGCAGCATACCCTGTTTCTGGAACCATACCTGTCTATCTGTTTCATATTAATCAGTCAGGAAGTCAGAAGTATCTGCATGTACTGGTAACGAATCCAAATGCCTCTTCCATCACGATCTCTGGAAAAGGGTCTATGTACACCAACTCAGAAAAGCCTCTTCAGGGGACTGGTACAGGACAGAGCTTTCATGTGGCTAAAGATTGGTTGAACAATACGCCACGTACTTCTTTCTCCAATGTAACTTTGAATAGCTATAAAGCTTACGAAGTAGCCAAGCTACCAGTACCTAACGGTAATATGATTGATGGTCGTTTTGAGATTACGGCAAGTGCTGGTGCTTATGTGTACACTGTAGTGACTTCTAATGGAAGTTTGACCGATGCCATCAACAAATCCCAAGGTGGGCCTGCTACTGGAGATATATATTCTCCTAACCCAAATGCTTATGGGCGTGAAGCTGGCGTATATGCCAATAGTGGATGGGAAGGAAGTACAGATATCACGCTGCCTGCTTCCCAGTCGTATATCGGGTTTGCCTTAAATACAAGCAGCAAGTTTGCTTTTAATGGAGTCTACTTGCAGGACCAGAATGCACCATCCGTAGTTCGACTTTCCGATTCAGCTGAGAAAACGTATGGTAATTATGGTCATCAATATGATATTACCTTGGCGATGCACAATCCAAATAGTACAGCCAAACAAGTGACCTTGTACTTTGCTTCCAATTATACGAATAGTGTCAACAGCCCATCATTTACTTATAATGGCCCATTGAAGATGAATGGAGTAGTCAAAAACATCTATACTACACCAACAGCACCTCGCCAGTGGCTGGCTACTTGGAATGTACCAGCAGGAGGTAACTTTAATGGCAATTTGGATTTTTATATTCCGGGGCTTATCACCACCGGTCAACAACTTATCTTACAAGTGAACTAAAAGCTAACAGGTAGTCAGTGAAGGCTATCTGCAAAAGGCCGTATATAGATTTCTATATGTTTCTGAGGCTGCTCCATACCAAAGGGCAGCCTCTTTTTTTTAAAAAATACTCACCTTTAAAGAGTACAACTATCACTTATGTAGCTCCTCCTATCAGAAATCCAGATTTGATAACACTTTATTTATGATAGTAGATAAGCACAATGCTTCGGCAATGGTGATGGAGCTGGGAGAGCAGTTCGCAAAGGTCAAGAACCCTGAGTTTGTATTTCCTTCTTACGAATTGTATGCCTTGGCTCCCAAGCAGGAACAGGGTGTTGCAATACTGAAGGCTGTGGTGATGGACATGGATGGAACCACCACTACAACGGAAGAGATTTGCCTGCACGCCTTGGAATACATGGTTCGGAAAATGGGTGACCGCATGGATAAGACTCTATGGGAAGGACTTGACAAGGTAGTGGACTATCCGAACGTGATTGGCAACAGCACGACCAAGCATGTGGAGTATTTGTTAGGTCAATACGGTGATACTTTCAAGAAAGAGGCAATTGTAACGGCATTTCTGGATGCAGTGGTTTGGACGCTCGTATGCGGCAAAGACCAAAAAAGAAAGCAGGAAGTGGAGCAGAACCTGTTGAAACTTGGCATTGGTCAGATGGCAAAGGATCAGGCATTGCTACAGCTTGTGTCACAGGAAGAATATAGTCGCGAAGATGCAAATGTCTACTTCGTGTCTACCTATGCTGGTAAACTGGAAGACTTCTCTGATGATATGCTTGTGGCTATGGGGATTGACATATACTATCAGCGTTATCATGAGTTGCTGGAGATGATCAGGCTAAATCAAGGTGATGAGGTACAAAAGGAAGTATTTGGTCATGTGGAAAAAGGTCAGCATCTGATTGAGCCAATGCCGGGAGTAGGTGTACTGTTGCTGATGATGAAAGGTTGGCTAGGTGAAGAGATCAAAAACCTGCTTCCGGAGCTGATTGAAACTTACAATAAGAAACGGGGAGTTAGTTTCTCCGATACTGATATCAACTATACGACAAACAGACTGATTGAATTGAGTTGTCAATTCGAGCAACAGCCACTGAAGGTTGGACTGGTGACATCATCCATCTTTTATGAGGCGGATATTGTGATCAAGGAGGTGTTTGCAGTACTCAGGGAATGGATTATGGAATCTGCGGTGTCTGAGAAACGCAAGCAGTTTATTGCCGAACAGTTATTTGACTACCGCAATGTGTACGATAGCTTTGTAACAGCTTCTGATTCCAATGAGATCAGGTTGAAGCCTCACCGTGACCTTTACAGCATAGCCCTTCACCAACTGGGAATTCACCCAAATGACTTTGACAAGGTAGCAGGTTTTGAGGACAGCCAAAGCGGTACAGTTGCCATGCGTGCGGCGGGTATCGGTTTAAGCATTGCTGTCCCATTTGCCCAAACGGCAGGACATGACCTGAGTGCAGCCACATTTATTTGCAAGGGCGGTGTGCCTGAGGTACTGCTCGAAGAACAGCTTTTTATCCGAAATGAGGTATTGCAGTCATAATACCCATACCCAATTATTTAGATCAGAAAGAAATATAGCATAGAGAAAACCATGGAGAATAACGTTTATCACGTAATATCGAACACACACTGGGATAGGGAATGGCGTTTTCCTTTCCAAAGAAACAGACAAATGCTTACCGACATGATGGATGCCGTACTGGGGATTCTGGAATCAGATCCTGAGTACAGGGCATACCATCTGGATAGCCAGTCCATTGTCCTGAGAGACTATTTGGAAGTGAAACCTCACAAAAAAGAACAGATCATCCAGTTTGTGAAGGAGAACCGTCTGTTGATCGGACCTTGGTACATCTTGCCTGACCAGTTTCAGGTAGGGGGCGAAAACCATGTCCGTAACCTACTGCTTGGGCACAAGGTCTGCGCAGAGCACGGTGGTGTTTCCAAGATCGGTTACTCTCCATTCTCATGGGGACAAATCTCTCAGTTGCCTCAGCTTTACAAGCAGTTCAATATTGACCTGATCATGTTCTACAGGGGCATCAATGCACTGGAGTCTCCTAGGTCAGAGTTTATGTGGGAAGGTGCAGACGGCACACGTATGGTGTCTTCACGTTTCTCTACTATGCCGAGATACAATTTCTATTTCTATATCTACCGCAATGCGGTACACAATGAAGACCCTTGGGAGGTGGAGTACAAGTGGTCAAAAGGTGGGACCCCATTCCACTTCGCTGACAGGCAGCAGCAAGATGAGGACTTCTTTATTGTAGCTCCAGTCGAAGGGTATTATCCTGAAACACTGGAGCCTTGGGCTAACAGGTTACGTGAGGAGCAGGACCACGATTTCACGACACCGCATAAGATCTGGATGGAAGGACACGACTCTTCAGGTCCGAATGGCAAAACAGTACAGATCATCAAGGATATTAAGGAAAAGATGAACCTGGATGTGCGTCATTCCACATTGCTGGAGTATGCAAAGCATATTGCAGAAAGTGTCAATGAGGAAGAGCTGTCACTGGTAACAGGTGAGCGCCGTTCGGCTCAGGCAAACCGTCGTAGCGGTAACCTGTACGGTTACACAACTTCAGCGAGGATGTACCTGAAGCAGAAAAACTTTGATGCGGAGCGTTGGTTGCAGTTTTATGCAGAGCCGTTCAACGTATTCTCTGGATTGCAGGGACGTGACATCCGCGACCAGTACTTAGATATCGCTTGGGAAAAAGTATTGCAGAATGCAGCACATGATTCCATTGGTGGTTGCTCACTGGATGCCATCCATGATGACATGATGCACCGCTACAAGGAGGTGATCGAAATCTCAAGAGGGGTGTTTGAACGTGCGATGAAACATTCAGTACTGCAACTGAATACAGACAGGCTGGTGGATCCTTCGGAGGAGCAAGTGAACGACAAAGTATTCTTGGTGGCAGTCAACCCGAACAACAGCAATAGAACCACCGTGGTGGAAGCCTATCTGGACATTCCGGTGGAGTTTGATCAGGAAGGGTTCGAAATTGTGGATGAAGACGGAAAGGTGCTTAA
The Limibacter armeniacum DNA segment above includes these coding regions:
- a CDS encoding DUF3370 family protein; translated protein: MKKVTFVLTLVLSTLFLNACHQEEQLQQEINEQPDAQHNLRMAVSQSDWTAGSISGIVPQDQLEDLGGGLSGNKIWKSNNPEIFRGTGWLMQNSRTDATRGGAAYPVSGTIPVYLFHINQSGSQKYLHVLVTNPNASSITISGKGSMYTNSEKPLQGTGTGQSFHVAKDWLNNTPRTSFSNVTLNSYKAYEVAKLPVPNGNMIDGRFEITASAGAYVYTVVTSNGSLTDAINKSQGGPATGDIYSPNPNAYGREAGVYANSGWEGSTDITLPASQSYIGFALNTSSKFAFNGVYLQDQNAPSVVRLSDSAEKTYGNYGHQYDITLAMHNPNSTAKQVTLYFASNYTNSVNSPSFTYNGPLKMNGVVKNIYTTPTAPRQWLATWNVPAGGNFNGNLDFYIPGLITTGQQLILQVN
- a CDS encoding HAD family hydrolase translates to MIVDKHNASAMVMELGEQFAKVKNPEFVFPSYELYALAPKQEQGVAILKAVVMDMDGTTTTTEEICLHALEYMVRKMGDRMDKTLWEGLDKVVDYPNVIGNSTTKHVEYLLGQYGDTFKKEAIVTAFLDAVVWTLVCGKDQKRKQEVEQNLLKLGIGQMAKDQALLQLVSQEEYSREDANVYFVSTYAGKLEDFSDDMLVAMGIDIYYQRYHELLEMIRLNQGDEVQKEVFGHVEKGQHLIEPMPGVGVLLLMMKGWLGEEIKNLLPELIETYNKKRGVSFSDTDINYTTNRLIELSCQFEQQPLKVGLVTSSIFYEADIVIKEVFAVLREWIMESAVSEKRKQFIAEQLFDYRNVYDSFVTASDSNEIRLKPHRDLYSIALHQLGIHPNDFDKVAGFEDSQSGTVAMRAAGIGLSIAVPFAQTAGHDLSAATFICKGGVPEVLLEEQLFIRNEVLQS
- a CDS encoding glycoside hydrolase family 38 N-terminal domain-containing protein; this translates as MENNVYHVISNTHWDREWRFPFQRNRQMLTDMMDAVLGILESDPEYRAYHLDSQSIVLRDYLEVKPHKKEQIIQFVKENRLLIGPWYILPDQFQVGGENHVRNLLLGHKVCAEHGGVSKIGYSPFSWGQISQLPQLYKQFNIDLIMFYRGINALESPRSEFMWEGADGTRMVSSRFSTMPRYNFYFYIYRNAVHNEDPWEVEYKWSKGGTPFHFADRQQQDEDFFIVAPVEGYYPETLEPWANRLREEQDHDFTTPHKIWMEGHDSSGPNGKTVQIIKDIKEKMNLDVRHSTLLEYAKHIAESVNEEELSLVTGERRSAQANRRSGNLYGYTTSARMYLKQKNFDAERWLQFYAEPFNVFSGLQGRDIRDQYLDIAWEKVLQNAAHDSIGGCSLDAIHDDMMHRYKEVIEISRGVFERAMKHSVLQLNTDRLVDPSEEQVNDKVFLVAVNPNNSNRTTVVEAYLDIPVEFDQEGFEIVDEDGKVLNCQLIERMPQQHVLEQMTNRPMFFDMVRYRAYVELTDLPAFGMKAFRIKPKALVLEPKDRLVTVLSQPVMENSFLKVTINANGTLNVIEKLSGTEYNEIAYLYDEGEAGHAWVNTPTAPFVTTEKAKPEIEVLENGALSATVAIRHTLSLYNNLSDRKAENGNVTDVPVTLLVTLTKNAKRVDFQIEMDNKVESHRLRIMFPTGLTGATHSFGEGQFDVVKRSLERPDTTEWVEQPMYDFPMHQFVDLTDGKKGAAILVDGLKEYEVLEDQDKTIAITLLRGFEFIINPAAEQDYTHE